A segment of the Myotis daubentonii chromosome 6, mMyoDau2.1, whole genome shotgun sequence genome:
CCATCATAAACATCATCTTCCCCTTTAAAAGATGGTGAGGCCCTGACTGCTTTGACAGTGTACAGAGCATCAGCCCAAAgattggtcaagggcacatacatccCTTTGCAGGTTCCCCAACCCCCGTAGGgctacatgcaggaggcaaccaactcaTGTGTCTCTccttatccatgtttctctctctctagaaaccCCTTCctacttcctttccactctccctagaaatcaatagaaaatatatcctcgggtgaggctttttaaattaattaatcaaataataaataaaataacaataaaagatgGTGAGGTTTGACCAGGACAGAGAAGGAAACCCTGAGGCCCTGCAGTCTCACAGGGCATCTCGTTCATTTGCTACAACAAGATCCTGAGGTAGAGATCGTCCTCATTTTCCACAACAAAAGGAGAGACTGGAAATGTTCTCTCTGGTTACATTTCTTCTTCAAGCAGCTGGAGAACTAAATGCAAGAACTATAACAATTGGCACCAAGAGAAAATGGAGCCAAATGTTGAAAAACGTGCAGAGTTGCCAAACATCTCATGGACTACAGGACATGAGCATTGCATCTGCTGTATCCTCACGACCTTCTGCAAGTCTCTGCATTTGCTGTAAGGAAGGCAGCTCCTGGAGGTCAACAGGTGAACAGCTGGAGATGGAAAGGCAGCCAAACAGCTGAGACACCTTCTGAACTAGACCACATTCCCAGCAGCATGTGAGCATCTTCTGCGATCTGAAAAGAAACATGTGTATGTTCCACAGGCTGAGAAAATCCTGGGTCAGTTCCCCTGAGGCTACCTACCCCAAACCCTTCCATCTCGGAGCCCCACCATCATGAGAGTCATATATTCCCCATCAGTTCTCACCAGCACCCTGGGTCCTACAGCTTATATCCATATCCTACCACCTTTACCACAAAGCAAGTCAGATCTAAGGACAGGTGGGGCTCAGGACTCAAGGTGCAAATGAACTGTTATGCTCCCTCTACTGAAGTTTTGAGGCTAAAAAAGCACAGAGGATCCTTGTCCAAAGAGAGAGGCCTGCACCCTGGTTCCTCTACCACTGGGGACGGTTGTGGTTGTGGCAAAGATCCTTCTATGCCCTGCTCTCCTCATCCTGGTTAAAGGCTCACCACTCTGGGAGTGagtgtccctgccctgccccatggATTCCTGCTCCAGTCACCTGTCAGCATCCAACTCCACCAGCAGCTCAGCCACACCTATCCCTGGAGTCACCTCTGCTCAAGGCAGGGGGTGCTCAGTGGTGCAGGATTTGAACTGTAGAAGACACTGGCTGCCAGGTGATTGAATCAGGGCTCAGCCACGAATCCCAGGGAGTTCCAGAAAAAAATGGCTTCCATCTAACTTGTCTGCGCAGTCTGTACTGTTTGCCATCTCTCTTCCCTGATGTCTCCAAATCACTTTCTGGGAAGGCACATGTGAACTCCAGCATTTTGGATTGCTTCTGCAAGACCTTCCACCTCTCTTCCTGGTATCAGACCCAGGTCCCTCTCCTGGATACTCTCTTCCCCTGGACATATCACATGGAGCCACCATGCTGCTCTCACTGGAATGGGAGTATCTCCCATGTCCTGTGTGCCCGCTGTTCCCACATCACACACACTGGCCCCAAATACACTCTCCCAAACAGAGAATCTGAGTGAGGACTGAAATCACCAAACCCCTTTAGCATCTACAGCTGTTAAACCTTGGTATGGGACCCTCCTTTCCCCACTGCTTTGACGGAAGATAGCAGAACTCAGAGCTGAGCATTTCCAAGTTATTGCTATCAAGCCATATTACATGTTAGCTCCCTAGTCTAATTTTCACAAAGAGAAGGTTTAGTGAGGGGCCAGGGACAGGCTGGGAATTCACCTTTCCCTGTCCTCATGCCAGGCCATCTGCCCTTCATTTCCCATTCAATTCTGcctctttacctttttctgtAATGGTACCCAATGATGCAAAGGATTATCAGGACAGTGACAATCACAGATACGAAGGGAATGATGGTCCAGGTCTTGAACTGGTCTGTGGTCTTGGCTGGTGAAGCTGAGGCTATGTTCGGTGTGGTTGTGGCTGGGGCGGGGACTGTGATTGGTGCAGCTGCAATGAAAACACAAGAGTGACAGCCTATGCAGTACTCAATTCTGAGCAGACACCTCCTCCGCTCCTGATGTCCCAGGTAATCCTATGTTGCAAACAGTTTCTACCCCTTTCAGtgaggcagccactgtggcagATCCTGGGGTTGGAAGAAAGAATAGAGATGGGCCCTGTCTCGAAGGGACTCATAGAGCTAATGGGAGAAGAAGGGTTACAATCTACCCAGTCACTCCTGCTGTGACAGAAGAGGAGGTGACACATGAGGAAAGAGATGCAGATCTCCTCTAGAGTTGATTTGAGATGGTACTGAAGGATTTCCAGAAATAGACCaggtgagataaaaaaaaaaaaaaacagtgatgcTACAAAGAGGGAACAGTACAAGGAAAAGGTCTGGAACAGAATGATGCCCTCATATTTGGGGTCAGCAAGAAATCTATGGTGAGTGGTCCAAGGTTATGTGCAGCAAGAAAGAGACGGGAGGCAGTGAGAAACAAAAGGAGATCGCAGAACATACTTATGACCATTATTCTCCAAAAAAACCCCACTGTGGATGGACCACTTTCTCAAACccacacaacacacagacacagtgTCCATGTAATTTCCTCTCTGCACAGTTACCTTTTGAGTCCAGAACTTCACCCTGGGTTTCTGAAACTTGTTGAAGCCAGTTCACACAGTCTCCAAGTGAGATAGTAACAAGGAGCTTTCTGTCACCATCCAGTGCCTTTCTTAAGGGGCCGCTTTGTGGATGCTCCCATATCCAGCTTTCCGTCGTGGCGTCAAAGAGGAGAAATTTCTGTCCATCCAATCGAAACTCCCATAATGCACTCTTGCGTCCACTGGATTCCTGCTTACACATCATGCTGCCCTGTAGGGAGAGAGGACCTGTCCCTACACCCCATGGGAAAGAGGTCAGCTTCGAGTCTTCACAGGTCCTTTGTCCCTACCTGTTGTCCAGCCCTCCGCTCCCCTCCTATCTCCTGATCCTGCTCTGCCCTCTGTGCCCTACACTAGTTGCTGGGATTCCTGGGTGGGATGAACTTCCCATATTTACATAAACACAATTGTTCCCTAACCCTACAACTCTGTTCTGCCTCTACCGGGGGGTTTTGTAAACTTACCACGAGCTGTAATCATCTCTGGTACAATGTCAAGCAGGATCTTTTTGAGTTCTTCCAACACGTATTTCAGAGTGTCTGTCTGTTCATTCCAGGCCTGTCTTTCATTCACCTTCATCTCCTGAATACTGATGAATTCGAACTTCTCGCTACCACAAGTATCATTAAGAAATGTGTTTCCATTAAACTGGCCTTGAATTTTACACCATGGCTGTCCTTTAGGAGTGATGTTGAATTGATAGCACAGAGAACGAGcatctgtgagagagaaatgCAGGTGAAGGTTGGTGTTGGAAGAAAGTGCCCATAAGCACTTCTCCGCCATCTCTGTCTAAGGAGGAAAGGTCTAGCTGCCAGAGGTTTGTCAGAAACTGCCCAGTGCCCTGCAGAGACACACAGAGCATGTACGAGCCGCTCCTGAGGAGGCTGCGTGGCAGTGCGGTGGGGGAATGTGAAGTGACCTCACAGTTGGAGAAGAGGCAGTTTGCAAATGTGGGTCATGCTTTAGCACAGCTCTAGGAGATGGCGCTAACCTGCTGCTAGATCTTTTGCAAGCTTGGGAGAAGGCATGGCTACAATGCGCGGAACAGAGAAGCCAGAACttctgagtgtggctcttcctaagccttaggagtaccctaattaagttaataacaatgtacctacctatacagtttaacccctagagtgccggggagcgcgatcACGCTCCACCCGTCTTTCACCAAAAGTGCCAGGAGCGCTATCAAAGTTTCCAAATGGCATCTAGTTCTAAGTCtgtttttattagtgatgatgatattgctaaatatgtcaatgtagtgaaggtttccttaagtttttgaatatgtaacttcatttacttgcaattcataattttttccctaaactgctgtaaaatcagcaaaaataccTTGGCAATTCTAGGATAGtccctaggatattggttggcactcaaagggttaagtttaaaaatttgggctctcagaaatcggcccgaaccaatatgctcaattaatatttgacaaaggaggcaagaacatacaa
Coding sequences within it:
- the ULBP3 gene encoding UL16-binding protein 3 isoform X5 gives rise to the protein MERIPGSEFCLVVLLLAVLPDCARGTPCAWGRGDARSLCYQFNITPKGQPWCKIQGQFNGNTFLNDTCGSEKFEFISIQEMKVNERQAWNEQTDTLKYVLEELKKILLDIVPEMITARGTGPLSLQGSMMCKQESSGRKSALWEFRLDGQKFLLFDATTESWIWEHPQSGPLRKALDGDRKLLVTISLGDCVNWLQQVSETQGEVLDSKAAPITVPAPATTTPNIASASPAKTTDQFKTWTIIPFVSVIVTVLIILCIIGYHYRKRSQKMLTCCWECGLVQKVSQLFGCLSISSCSPVDLQELPSLQQMQRLAEGREDTADAMLMSCSP